The following are encoded in a window of bacterium genomic DNA:
- a CDS encoding glycosyltransferase — MDLFPPASRVAADLISVNPSDPAQYGVSVVVMAYDEAASLRRVVEEIDSELTTLGTQSEILIIDDGSLDGTGTLADQLAEELPKVRVIHHPENRGLGGVYRTGFAEANFEYLTFFPADGQFPASILSQFAAQMKQNDLVLGYLPERSDSLYGKFLSAGERVLYKMLFRGFPRFQGIFMIRVAVLRQIKLTSTGRGWSVVMELILRAREIGCRMINVPTAIRPRQSGTSKVRNPRTVWSNLIQLMELRGKLPVGKSITSKLALVLFLALVHIATLQRYPALFVDEGWFGSRAWAFRTTQQAFGPLDRGVFDRFPGYWTYFPWIPNYLQHLTFLTSSAPGVEPLRFLSLLGGFLLLASVFSIGRRLENSNSAWLTLCLVALSRSFLYSSHLARYDILVAAFGFCAIALSLRNESKTWPHFAAGLLLGAAFETHPAGAMYAPVILILYFVQARWAALKSRPFWCFISGGVIGIAFYVSLHILRYPETWLTINRIAGSYTHKPPIFPLSLFLSSIQGTWQLAFYVAPYLLPLAVIAIPFLLLQRKKKNQILLTLLLGLPFAHSILLQHKLSYYAILFSPVLELSVAVFLVQITRHPWRVNLLKDVGKVGVYFLVLCGIIYSLLPLRYDWSQDYSAVAAQLKQRIRPNETVMGTQTWWFALPKNDWYSWETLHYFQRYQTAMSLEDAFLEFQPDIFIVDGHLASFVKQGRPGSYAEQLGLPPAELNAILKKYGRLRAEFDGGYYGPIRIFELHWFSKST; from the coding sequence GTGGATCTGTTCCCGCCTGCAAGCCGCGTGGCAGCAGATTTGATATCAGTGAATCCATCGGATCCTGCGCAATACGGAGTTTCCGTTGTCGTTATGGCTTATGATGAAGCTGCCAGTCTCCGGCGTGTAGTTGAAGAAATCGACAGCGAGCTAACAACGCTAGGCACGCAATCGGAAATTCTCATTATTGACGATGGAAGCTTGGATGGTACTGGCACGCTTGCGGATCAACTGGCGGAAGAACTTCCGAAGGTACGCGTGATCCATCATCCGGAAAATCGCGGATTGGGTGGTGTTTACCGTACCGGTTTTGCAGAAGCAAACTTTGAATATCTAACATTCTTTCCCGCCGATGGGCAGTTTCCTGCATCGATCCTGTCGCAATTTGCAGCACAGATGAAACAAAATGATCTGGTGCTTGGTTACTTGCCGGAGCGCTCCGATTCTCTATACGGCAAATTTCTTTCCGCGGGCGAACGTGTACTATACAAAATGCTTTTCCGTGGATTTCCACGTTTTCAGGGCATCTTTATGATTCGCGTCGCGGTTCTGAGACAAATCAAGCTTACTTCAACAGGCCGTGGATGGAGTGTTGTAATGGAGCTTATCCTGCGAGCCAGGGAGATCGGATGCCGCATGATCAACGTTCCTACCGCCATACGACCGCGGCAAAGTGGCACATCTAAGGTGAGAAACCCGCGAACCGTATGGTCGAATCTGATCCAGTTGATGGAGCTACGCGGGAAACTTCCTGTAGGAAAAAGTATCACATCGAAGCTTGCGCTTGTTCTGTTTTTAGCACTTGTTCACATTGCCACGCTTCAACGCTACCCGGCTCTTTTTGTTGATGAAGGATGGTTTGGAAGCAGAGCCTGGGCTTTTCGGACAACGCAGCAGGCGTTCGGACCTCTCGATCGTGGCGTGTTCGATAGATTCCCCGGCTATTGGACTTATTTTCCATGGATTCCAAATTATCTCCAACATCTAACTTTTCTAACATCCTCCGCGCCCGGCGTAGAACCGCTCCGATTTTTGTCTTTACTTGGAGGTTTTCTCCTCCTGGCAAGCGTGTTTTCGATTGGGCGCCGATTGGAGAATTCGAATTCTGCGTGGTTGACGCTTTGTCTGGTCGCGTTGTCACGATCATTTCTGTATTCGTCGCACCTGGCTCGGTACGATATTCTTGTAGCCGCTTTTGGCTTCTGCGCGATCGCCCTGTCGTTGAGGAATGAATCAAAAACATGGCCTCATTTTGCAGCGGGACTGTTGCTGGGCGCGGCTTTCGAAACGCACCCGGCAGGAGCAATGTATGCCCCGGTTATTTTGATTCTATATTTTGTTCAGGCACGTTGGGCTGCATTGAAAAGCCGTCCTTTCTGGTGCTTCATTTCTGGTGGAGTGATTGGAATTGCCTTTTATGTTTCACTACACATCCTCCGTTATCCAGAAACATGGTTAACCATCAACCGCATTGCGGGATCTTATACTCATAAACCACCAATTTTCCCCTTGTCACTTTTTCTCAGCTCTATTCAAGGAACGTGGCAACTTGCTTTCTATGTCGCGCCCTATCTGCTCCCACTCGCAGTAATTGCCATTCCCTTTTTGTTGTTGCAGCGGAAGAAGAAAAACCAAATTTTGCTTACGCTGCTGCTCGGCTTGCCCTTTGCACACAGCATTTTGCTGCAGCACAAACTTTCCTATTATGCGATCCTTTTCAGCCCTGTTCTGGAACTTTCGGTTGCTGTTTTTCTGGTTCAGATCACCCGCCATCCCTGGCGTGTAAATTTGTTGAAAGATGTTGGAAAAGTCGGCGTCTATTTTCTAGTCCTGTGCGGTATCATTTATAGTCTGTTGCCGCTCCGTTATGACTGGAGCCAGGATTACAGTGCCGTTGCGGCACAGCTCAAACAAAGGATTCGCCCTAATGAAACCGTCATGGGTACTCAAACATGGTGGTTCGCTTTGCCCAAGAATGACTGGTATTCCTGGGAAACGTTGCATTACTTCCAGCGCTACCAAACCGCTATGAGTCTAGAAGATGCTTTTCTCGAATTTCAACCGGATATTTTTATAGTGGATGGGCACCTTGCTTCATTCGTCAAACAGGGACGGCCTGGTTCTTACGCCGAACAGCTTGGACTGCCTCCTGCGGAGCTGAATGCAATTTTGAAAAAATACGGACGCCTGCGAGCGGAATTTGACGGCGGCTACTATGGCCCTATCCGCATCTTCGAACTGCACTGGTTCTCTAAAAGCACGTAA
- a CDS encoding Mut7-C RNAse domain-containing protein: protein MKFVADVMLGSLARLMRFHGYDVEYSNTADDETLRKRSVHRILLTKDRALSKRIRKGRSYLVQNTGGKDQLQEIQKQFPVRNTSSRCVECNSKLRSIRKEKVEHLVPPFVYKKYNQFFSCPSCMRIYWQGTHFERMLRMLE from the coding sequence ATGAAATTCGTCGCGGATGTGATGCTTGGAAGTCTTGCACGGCTTATGCGATTTCACGGTTATGATGTGGAGTACAGTAACACAGCGGATGATGAAACCCTCCGGAAACGTTCTGTGCACCGAATTCTGCTAACAAAGGACCGCGCTCTCTCAAAACGAATTCGCAAAGGCCGCAGTTACCTGGTCCAAAACACAGGTGGTAAGGATCAACTCCAGGAAATTCAAAAGCAGTTTCCCGTCAGGAATACTTCCTCCCGGTGCGTCGAATGTAACTCCAAACTGCGATCGATTCGCAAAGAGAAAGTGGAACATCTGGTCCCGCCGTTTGTTTACAAGAAATACAATCAGTTCTTTTCGTGCCCTTCTTGCATGCGGATTTACTGGCAGGGAACTCATTTCGAGCGAATGTTGCGTATGTTAGAATAG
- a CDS encoding DegT/DnrJ/EryC1/StrS family aminotransferase codes for MKIPITRPFFDSAEENAVIEVLRSGWVSQGKKVADFEKRVANFVGRKYAVAVSSCTAALHVAALAAGFGPGVEVVVPAFTWISTVNAVESTGATPVFCDIDPFTFNIDPASARARITSKTRGIIPVHLFGLAAEMSALMDLSEEVLVIEDAACALGSYYKNEHVGRFGQIGCFSFHPRKSITTGEGGMLVTDNENYYRSFLQFRNIGSDGASVSPDFTVLGYNYRMTDLQAAIGLTQFQKLPSVLQMRKACAKNYDDLIGNSSLHDWLESPSASQSSVHSYQSYVCKIKTDTHHIESLRSLSDRRNKLIHALASDGIETRPGAHAPYLLSYYKKYGFKVQDYPNALEADWLTIALPIFPQLLREDQEWICSRLQAAWQQI; via the coding sequence GTGAAGATTCCTATAACCCGTCCGTTTTTTGATTCGGCAGAAGAAAACGCCGTCATTGAAGTGCTCAGAAGCGGCTGGGTCTCGCAGGGAAAAAAGGTCGCTGACTTTGAAAAGCGGGTAGCGAATTTCGTCGGCCGAAAGTATGCAGTCGCCGTCTCTTCCTGCACAGCCGCGTTGCATGTCGCCGCCCTGGCAGCCGGTTTTGGTCCGGGTGTAGAAGTGGTCGTCCCCGCATTTACTTGGATCTCCACGGTCAATGCAGTGGAAAGCACAGGCGCAACTCCTGTTTTCTGCGACATAGATCCCTTCACGTTTAACATAGACCCCGCATCCGCACGTGCTCGAATTACGTCAAAGACTCGTGGAATTATTCCGGTACACCTTTTTGGGCTCGCCGCTGAAATGTCGGCTCTTATGGATTTATCCGAAGAAGTGCTGGTGATCGAAGATGCCGCTTGCGCATTGGGAAGCTATTACAAGAATGAACATGTTGGGAGATTCGGTCAAATTGGTTGCTTTAGCTTTCATCCGCGTAAATCGATTACAACAGGAGAAGGAGGAATGTTGGTAACCGATAACGAGAATTATTACCGGTCCTTTCTTCAGTTCCGAAATATCGGGTCCGATGGCGCATCAGTTTCTCCCGATTTCACCGTGCTAGGATACAACTATCGCATGACCGATCTTCAAGCGGCAATTGGACTAACTCAATTTCAGAAACTTCCATCCGTATTGCAAATGCGCAAGGCATGCGCAAAAAATTATGATGATCTCATCGGCAACTCGTCCTTGCATGATTGGCTGGAATCGCCTTCCGCGTCGCAATCTTCTGTACACTCTTATCAGTCGTATGTTTGTAAAATCAAAACGGACACCCATCATATCGAAAGCCTCCGGTCGCTTTCTGACCGGCGTAATAAGTTGATCCACGCGCTGGCTTCAGATGGAATTGAAACACGGCCGGGAGCACATGCCCCGTATTTGTTGAGTTATTACAAGAAGTACGGATTCAAAGTCCAGGATTATCCCAACGCGCTGGAAGCGGACTGGTTGACCATAGCGTTACCAATTTTTCCGCAGCTCCTGCGAGAGGATCAGGAGTGGATCTGTTCCCGCCTGCAAGCCGCGTGGCAGCAGATTTGA
- a CDS encoding AAA family ATPase has protein sequence MARIIPVSSGKGGVGKTTFAIHYALMLSRYGRTVLIDLDMGTSSVRNSIDVAVPYDLYHFFRRGVPLGSCVAQIDAKLDPSGRYRNFGFIASPRGLIEDLLNFDERHKIALIRAINTLQADYIVIDLKAGVDPNVLDFLPHANTGVIVFTPLVPSAVFAASEMVKALILRKLKALFTFDSFLLRSGLSQMQVVNYMVHIEAMEDVYEAKEKNLEEFLVLMQSEVDNELVLAMLGNVIRDFKIYYVLNRFNSITDSVEKIIRPFTESIHRAISPYLKMINLGWIVEDDRFMRSATQKIPLLLQAPEQKQPSRKMETDLLNQWMTELKKEFAPLPKPLRMAAAPAVVAAPAPIAPKLAASTDPLDQQLRLLKAMFENQDRKDFRLNFDYITQRSLHLMRHGRFDDFGDVKLLATLQDRAEAISSRWH, from the coding sequence ATGGCCCGCATCATTCCGGTCTCCTCAGGCAAAGGTGGCGTCGGGAAAACGACATTTGCTATTCATTATGCCTTGATGTTGTCACGCTATGGACGAACGGTCCTGATCGATCTGGACATGGGAACTTCCAGTGTCCGGAATAGCATTGATGTGGCAGTGCCCTATGATTTGTATCACTTCTTTCGACGTGGCGTTCCTCTTGGTTCCTGTGTCGCTCAGATCGATGCCAAGCTGGATCCAAGCGGACGCTATCGCAATTTTGGTTTTATTGCCTCTCCGCGTGGATTGATTGAAGATCTTCTTAACTTTGATGAAAGGCACAAGATCGCTCTAATCCGTGCAATTAACACACTGCAAGCTGATTACATTGTGATCGATCTGAAAGCGGGAGTCGATCCCAACGTTCTGGACTTTTTACCTCACGCGAATACCGGCGTAATCGTTTTTACACCGCTGGTACCTTCGGCCGTCTTTGCCGCTTCTGAAATGGTGAAAGCGCTCATTTTACGAAAATTGAAAGCGCTTTTTACGTTCGATTCGTTCCTGTTACGGAGCGGGCTCTCCCAGATGCAGGTCGTAAATTACATGGTCCATATCGAAGCGATGGAGGACGTTTACGAAGCGAAAGAAAAGAATCTGGAAGAGTTTCTTGTCCTGATGCAAAGCGAGGTGGACAACGAGTTGGTGCTGGCGATGCTTGGGAACGTGATCCGCGATTTCAAAATCTATTATGTGTTGAATCGTTTCAACAGCATCACCGACAGCGTAGAAAAGATCATACGGCCTTTTACCGAATCCATTCACCGGGCAATCTCTCCTTATTTGAAGATGATCAATCTAGGCTGGATTGTGGAAGATGACCGGTTTATGAGGTCAGCAACGCAAAAGATTCCACTCTTGTTGCAGGCGCCGGAACAAAAACAGCCTTCCCGAAAAATGGAAACTGATCTGCTGAATCAGTGGATGACTGAATTGAAAAAAGAATTTGCGCCATTGCCTAAACCATTAAGAATGGCAGCCGCTCCCGCTGTGGTGGCGGCGCCAGCTCCTATTGCACCAAAACTTGCAGCCTCAACGGACCCGCTCGATCAGCAGCTGCGATTGCTCAAAGCAATGTTTGAGAATCAGGACCGCAAGGATTTCCGCTTGAATTTTGATTACATCACGCAACGCTCTCTGCATTTGATGCGTCATGGACGCTTTGATGATTTCGGTGATGTCAAACTGCTTGCAACGCTGCAAGACCGCGCCGAAGCAATCTCCTCCCGCTGGCACTAA
- a CDS encoding glycoside hydrolase translates to MKLMLMLLALVCLFGCEKSSWKIVELESPAGPDSGEPFLAAAYDEVWLSWLEKTTTGHALKFARWKGDWSKPNVIVSGIPFFVNWADFPSILPLSENRVVAHWLQKKGESAYAYHVMLSISEDQEKTWSQPVAAHTDLSANEHGFASLVDDGKGNPLIVWLDGRNFKAEHDPSSEMALMSTRIVPDQFRKEFTLDSRVCDCCQTAAVRTRDGVFVAYRDRSEKEIRDISYVRHRSGSWTEPKTLHSDGWQIDGCPVNGPAVESEGDTVVVAWYTGADDKGRVRVAFSQNGGESFQKPVNVDDGNPSGRVDVVLLEDASAVVSWLENQGDKGAIIRVRQVFSDGRAGKALTVADTTKARSSGFPRMVRSGKDLFIAWTYTSDPTTIRIARIKR, encoded by the coding sequence ATGAAGCTGATGTTGATGCTCCTTGCCCTTGTATGCCTCTTTGGCTGCGAGAAATCTTCCTGGAAAATTGTGGAATTGGAGTCGCCTGCGGGTCCGGATAGTGGTGAGCCCTTTCTTGCTGCGGCCTACGACGAAGTATGGCTGAGCTGGTTGGAGAAGACAACTACGGGACATGCATTGAAGTTTGCGCGCTGGAAGGGTGATTGGTCCAAGCCGAATGTGATTGTTTCGGGAATTCCATTTTTTGTGAACTGGGCCGATTTTCCATCGATTCTGCCGTTATCAGAGAACAGAGTCGTTGCGCACTGGTTGCAGAAAAAAGGGGAGAGCGCTTATGCGTATCATGTGATGTTGTCGATTTCCGAAGATCAGGAAAAAACCTGGAGTCAACCGGTAGCCGCTCACACAGATCTGTCGGCAAATGAGCATGGATTTGCATCTCTTGTGGATGACGGGAAGGGAAATCCTTTGATAGTCTGGTTAGACGGCCGAAATTTTAAAGCGGAACATGATCCTTCCAGTGAAATGGCCTTGATGTCTACAAGGATCGTGCCGGATCAGTTTCGAAAGGAATTCACGCTTGATTCGCGGGTTTGTGATTGTTGTCAGACTGCGGCGGTTCGCACGCGTGATGGAGTTTTTGTTGCGTACAGGGATCGTTCAGAAAAAGAGATTCGTGACATTTCGTACGTAAGGCATAGATCCGGTAGTTGGACTGAGCCGAAAACATTGCACAGTGATGGGTGGCAAATCGATGGATGTCCCGTAAATGGTCCGGCTGTTGAATCTGAGGGAGATACGGTTGTCGTTGCGTGGTACACGGGAGCGGATGATAAAGGGCGTGTTCGCGTTGCGTTTTCTCAGAATGGTGGCGAATCTTTTCAGAAGCCGGTTAATGTAGATGATGGGAATCCTTCCGGTCGCGTGGATGTTGTCTTGTTGGAAGATGCAAGCGCAGTGGTCAGCTGGTTAGAGAATCAAGGTGACAAAGGCGCAATCATTCGGGTCCGCCAGGTTTTTTCGGATGGGCGCGCCGGTAAAGCATTAACGGTTGCGGATACGACGAAAGCACGATCAAGTGGTTTTCCACGCATGGTCCGTTCCGGCAAAGACCTTTTTATCGCGTGGACTTATACATCAGATCCAACTACTATCCGTATCGCGCGAATTAAGCGTTAA